Within the Acidihalobacter prosperus genome, the region CCCAGCCCTCGGCCACGGGCACGCGGTTGGCCACTACATACATCATCGGATCGTCTCCTGCGGGTTGGTGGTGCTGCTGGATCAAGAGGCTACCGGGCGCACGCGCGAAGCCGCTTCCGCCGCGCGCGCGCGCGCCTCGTCGACATCCTGCCCGCGCGCCAGCGCGACGCCCATGCGCCGCCGCTCGAAGGCCTCGGGCTTGCCGAACAGGCGCAGCTCGGTCCCGGGCACGGTCAGCGCCTCGGCGACGCCCTCGAAGGCGATACCGCGCGCATTCATTCCGCCGTAGACCACCGCACTGGCACCGGGGTTCAGCATTTCGGTCGACACCGGCAGACCGAGGATGGCGCGCGCGTGCAGGGCGAACTCGCTCTGCGCCTGGGTGATCAGGGTCACCAGGCCGGTATCGTGCGGGCGCGGGCTCACCTCGCTGAACCAGACCTCGTCGCCGCGCACGAACAGCTCGACGCCGAAGATGCCGCGCCCGCCGAGGGCATCGGTGACCTTGGCGGCGATCTCCCGCGCACGCGCCAGCGCGGCCTCGCTCATCGGCTGGGGCTGCCAGCTTTCCACGTAGTCGCCGCTGACCTGGCGATGCCCGACGGGCTCGCAGAACTGCGTGCCGATCTCGCCGTCGGCGCCGCGCGCGCGCACCGTCAGCAGCGTGATCTCGAATTCGAAGTCGATCATTTCCTCGACGATCACCCGATCGCGGCGCACACGACCGCCGCTCTGCGCATACGCCCAGGCGGCCTCGACGTCGTCCTCGCCACGCAGCAGGGACTGCCCCTTGCCGGAAGACGACATCACCGGCTTGACCAGGCAGGGAAAACCGATCCCCGCGCAGGCCGCGCGCAGTTCGTCCAGCGAATCGGCGAAGGCGTAGCGCGAGGTGGGCAGACCCAGCGTCTCCGCCGCCAGCCGGCGGATACCCTCGCGGTTCATGGTGAGCTGCGCCGCGCGCGCGGTGGGGATGACCTCGGCCAACCCTTCGGCCTCGATCTCGGCCAGGGTATCGGTGGCGATGGCTTCGATCTCCGGCACGATGAGCTGCGGCCGCTCGGACTCGATCAATGCACGCAGGGCGGCGCCGTCGCTCATGTCGATGACCCGCGCATGATGGGCCACCTGATGGCCGGGCGCGTCGGCGTAGCGGTCCACGGCGATCACCTCGACGCCCAGCCGCTGCAGGGCGATGATCACCTCCTTGCCCAGCTCGCCTGCCCCCAGCAGCATCACCCGTGTGGCATTCGGCGTGAACGGCGTCCCCAATCGCATGTCTGAATCCCTCGATGGCAAAGGCGCCATTATAGCCATGCCCGGCCGGACGGACCGGCGCCGACATGCGCCTGTCGTCGGTCCGGTGCTAGGATATGCCCCCTCCACGTACCAATCGCCACCGAGCAGGTGCCCATGAGCAGCCAGATCGATTCCCTGCGACAAGACAT harbors:
- the purT gene encoding formate-dependent phosphoribosylglycinamide formyltransferase, whose translation is MRLGTPFTPNATRVMLLGAGELGKEVIIALQRLGVEVIAVDRYADAPGHQVAHHARVIDMSDGAALRALIESERPQLIVPEIEAIATDTLAEIEAEGLAEVIPTARAAQLTMNREGIRRLAAETLGLPTSRYAFADSLDELRAACAGIGFPCLVKPVMSSSGKGQSLLRGEDDVEAAWAYAQSGGRVRRDRVIVEEMIDFEFEITLLTVRARGADGEIGTQFCEPVGHRQVSGDYVESWQPQPMSEAALARAREIAAKVTDALGGRGIFGVELFVRGDEVWFSEVSPRPHDTGLVTLITQAQSEFALHARAILGLPVSTEMLNPGASAVVYGGMNARGIAFEGVAEALTVPGTELRLFGKPEAFERRRMGVALARGQDVDEARARAAEAASRVRPVAS